Proteins found in one Methylobacter sp. S3L5C genomic segment:
- the ltrA gene encoding group II intron reverse transcriptase/maturase, whose protein sequence is MAKSFNLSKKEVWDAYLSVKANKGSAGIDGQTMEDFESELKNNLYKIWNRLSSGSYFPPPVRRVEIPKSNGQVRPLGIPTISDRIAQMVIKKRLEPLVEPYFHPDSYGYRPGKSALDAIAKARERCWRDDWVLDMDIKGFFDALDHALVLRGVSKFTQCKWTLLYIERWLKADVILPNGELLQRTQGTPQGGVISPLLANIFLHLGFDQWMHKEFPCIHFERYADDIVVHCRSQKQLEYIESKIKVRFTQCKLELCPEKTKIVYCKDTNRNGDYPIQSFDFLGYTFRPRSSRSRDGRFFVSFSPAVSRKALKAAYSV, encoded by the coding sequence TTGGCAAAGTCATTTAATTTATCTAAAAAAGAGGTGTGGGACGCCTATTTATCTGTCAAAGCCAATAAAGGCTCTGCAGGTATTGATGGGCAAACAATGGAGGATTTTGAGTCTGAATTGAAAAACAATTTGTATAAAATCTGGAATCGACTGTCATCAGGAAGTTATTTCCCTCCACCCGTAAGGCGTGTAGAGATTCCGAAGTCTAATGGTCAGGTACGGCCACTAGGAATACCAACCATTTCGGACAGAATTGCACAAATGGTCATTAAGAAACGTTTGGAACCCCTTGTGGAACCTTACTTTCACCCTGATTCGTATGGGTATCGTCCGGGAAAATCAGCGCTTGACGCCATAGCGAAAGCCCGTGAGCGGTGCTGGAGAGATGACTGGGTTTTAGATATGGATATTAAAGGATTCTTTGATGCTTTAGATCATGCATTAGTATTGAGAGGCGTATCAAAATTTACTCAGTGTAAATGGACACTGCTTTACATCGAACGTTGGTTAAAAGCCGATGTCATTCTCCCAAATGGTGAGCTATTGCAACGTACGCAAGGCACTCCACAAGGGGGCGTGATTAGTCCGTTACTGGCAAATATATTTCTTCATCTTGGCTTTGATCAATGGATGCACAAAGAATTTCCCTGCATTCATTTTGAAAGATATGCTGACGATATTGTAGTGCATTGTCGCAGTCAGAAGCAGCTGGAATATATTGAAAGTAAAATAAAAGTACGATTTACTCAATGTAAACTTGAGCTTTGCCCAGAGAAAACCAAGATTGTTTATTGCAAGGATACTAACCGTAATGGGGATTATCCAATTCAGAGCTTTGATTTTCTGGGTTACACATTCAGACCAAGAAGTAGTCGGAGCCGTGATGGCAGGTTTTTCGTTAGTTTTTCACCTGCTGTAAGTCGTAAAGCGTTAAAAGCTGCGTATTCTGTTTAA
- the istB gene encoding IS21-like element helper ATPase IstB, translating to MIETTLSQLRQLKLIGMAAALQTQLDQPGTHEGLAFAERLQLLVNHEEQQRNQRKQERLTRAAQFKLKAYAKDIDYQSSRGLQKSQMASLLMCDWLKKAQNLLLTGPCGTGKTYIACALGHQACLKGYSVRYYRLPRLILALTQAKADGSYSKLLKAIAGLDVLIIDDWGLEPLSAATRNDLMEIMDDRYEQSATIIISQLPTEQWYEAIGDNTLADAILDRLMHNAHRMNLQGESMRKKMNSLTQVEHLE from the coding sequence ATGATTGAAACCACTCTCAGCCAACTACGCCAATTAAAACTAATCGGTATGGCCGCTGCGCTGCAAACCCAGTTGGACCAACCTGGTACCCATGAAGGCTTAGCCTTTGCCGAACGCCTGCAATTATTAGTCAATCATGAAGAACAGCAGCGTAATCAGCGTAAACAAGAGCGTTTAACACGCGCTGCGCAGTTCAAACTCAAGGCGTATGCCAAAGATATTGATTATCAAAGCAGTAGAGGCTTACAGAAGTCTCAAATGGCCTCATTGCTGATGTGTGACTGGTTAAAAAAAGCCCAGAACCTGTTGTTGACTGGCCCTTGTGGCACGGGCAAAACTTATATCGCTTGCGCACTCGGTCATCAAGCTTGTCTGAAAGGTTACAGCGTAAGATATTACCGGCTTCCGCGGCTGATCCTTGCCTTGACACAGGCCAAAGCCGACGGTAGCTACAGTAAATTGCTAAAAGCGATAGCCGGTCTGGATGTGCTAATTATTGATGATTGGGGCTTGGAGCCTTTGAGTGCGGCCACTCGAAATGATTTAATGGAAATCATGGATGATCGTTATGAGCAGTCAGCAACCATCATTATCAGCCAATTGCCGACAGAACAATGGTATGAAGCAATTGGTGATAATACCTTGGCCGACGCCATTTTAGATCGGCTAATGCACAACGCCCACCGGATGAATTTACAAGGCGAATCGATGCGAAAAAAAATGAATTCCTTGACCCAAGTTGAACACTTGGAGTAA
- a CDS encoding IS630 family transposase (programmed frameshift): MKKKYIVRLTEDERAYLGNLIHTGKVAAHKRLHAEILLKADISELGEKWLDRPISEAFGISRRTVERVRERLVQEGLESALNRAKSIRVRSRTIDGENEARLIALSCGDAPEGRSRWTLRLLGQKMVELGYIESVSHETIRQTFKKNELKPWQNKEWCIPAKKNAEFVCAMENTLEVYKRPYDEAQPLICMDESSKQQIKDTRTPIPVKPGTVARYDTEYERNGVSNVFMFFEPLQGKRFVEVTNQRTAIDWAHQIRNLVDVHYPQAKRITLVIDNLNTHTGASLYKAFEPKEARRILEKLEIHYTPKHGSWLNMAEIELSILSRQCMDRRIPDQETLKTEISAWQEKRNTIARPMKWRFTTEDARIKLKKLYPTLSD, encoded by the exons TTGAAAAAGAAATACATAGTACGACTAACGGAAGATGAACGCGCTTATTTGGGGAATTTGATCCATACTGGAAAAGTGGCCGCTCATAAAAGGTTACACGCTGAAATACTACTCAAAGCGGATATTAGCGAGTTAGGCGAAAAATGGCTGGACCGGCCAATAAGTGAAGCTTTTGGTATTTCAAGACGTACCGTTGAACGAGTCCGGGAGCGACTGGTTCAAGAAGGCTTGGAATCGGCTTTAAACCGGGCAAAGTCAATTCGGGTTAGAAGTCGTACTATTGATGGAGAGAATGAAGCCCGTTTGATCGCATTAAGTTGTGGCGATGCACCTGAAGGGCGTAGCCGCTGGACATTACGTTTACTTGGACAGAAGATGGTTGAGCTGGGTTATATTGAAAGTGTATCGCATGAAACTATCCGGCAAACCT TTAAAAAAAACGAATTAAAACCCTGGCAAAATAAAGAGTGGTGTATTCCGGCTAAAAAAAATGCTGAGTTTGTTTGTGCTATGGAAAATACGCTTGAGGTTTACAAGCGACCTTATGATGAAGCGCAACCACTGATTTGCATGGATGAAAGCAGCAAGCAACAGATTAAAGACACGCGAACACCAATACCGGTAAAGCCTGGCACGGTCGCTCGGTACGACACGGAATATGAGCGTAATGGCGTGAGCAATGTTTTTATGTTTTTTGAACCCTTGCAAGGCAAACGGTTTGTTGAGGTGACCAATCAAAGAACAGCCATTGACTGGGCGCATCAAATACGTAACCTGGTTGATGTCCATTACCCGCAGGCTAAACGTATTACCCTGGTTATCGATAATCTGAATACCCATACTGGTGCCTCTTTATATAAGGCCTTTGAGCCAAAAGAGGCGAGAAGAATTCTTGAAAAACTAGAAATACACTACACGCCCAAGCATGGCAGTTGGTTAAATATGGCCGAGATAGAATTAAGCATCCTGTCACGGCAATGTATGGATCGCCGTATTCCAGATCAAGAAACTTTAAAAACAGAAATTTCTGCGTGGCAAGAAAAAAGAAATACTATTGCTCGGCCTATGAAATGGCGGTTTACCACGGAGGATGCACGGATAAAACTGAAGAAACTTTATCCGACATTATCAGATTGA
- a CDS encoding AbrB/MazE/SpoVT family DNA-binding domain-containing protein: MTEVVLDIKQWGNNLGVRLPVAIAREAHLKAHQSVRLTVAEGQIIITPIINKPLTLEQRLAAFDPKRHGGEAMAVQERLGAEQW; this comes from the coding sequence ATGACTGAAGTTGTGTTAGATATAAAACAGTGGGGAAATAATTTAGGGGTACGCTTACCGGTAGCTATTGCCCGCGAGGCTCATCTAAAAGCCCATCAAAGCGTACGCTTAACCGTTGCCGAAGGTCAGATTATTATTACCCCGATAATCAATAAACCGTTGACGCTGGAACAGCGCTTGGCTGCTTTTGACCCTAAACGGCACGGCGGTGAAGCCATGGCGGTACAAGAAAGGTTAGGCGCAGAACAATGGTAA
- a CDS encoding type II toxin-antitoxin system PemK/MazF family toxin: MVKKTGVWLPDRQDIIWIDCNPQVGQEMRDIHPFLVLSPQIFNNKTSLVIGLPMTTAAYNSDNPFAVAVGKASGRKLEKTSYVLCHQPKSFDWRIRAAKPHPLGKLQDDFFIEVCEQLNQIIQLA, translated from the coding sequence ATGGTAAAAAAAACCGGCGTTTGGTTACCTGATCGTCAAGACATCATCTGGATTGATTGTAACCCTCAAGTCGGGCAAGAAATGCGTGATATTCATCCTTTTTTGGTGTTATCACCGCAAATTTTTAACAACAAAACATCCTTGGTTATTGGGTTACCGATGACCACAGCCGCCTATAATTCGGATAATCCTTTTGCAGTTGCTGTTGGTAAAGCTTCAGGTCGTAAGCTTGAAAAAACCAGTTACGTACTTTGTCATCAACCCAAATCTTTCGATTGGCGAATACGTGCTGCAAAACCGCATCCTTTGGGAAAATTGCAGGATGACTTTTTTATTGAAGTTTGCGAGCAGCTCAATCAAATTATTCAGCTGGCTTAA